Proteins from a genomic interval of Candidatus Aegiribacteria sp.:
- a CDS encoding tetratricopeptide repeat protein, translating to MKRKEWKKVVKASKNKEYQKAIDYLNNILAYKIDDQERVIVLVNIAQCEKKLNKIEEAVSFFDRAIDIENKTNAFFALMHKAVFLYEIGKPQESLDIYNKVKAYPNLTAEDREAISINVDLIRERRSI from the coding sequence ATGAAAAGGAAAGAGTGGAAAAAAGTAGTAAAGGCGTCTAAAAATAAGGAATACCAAAAAGCAATTGATTACTTAAACAATATACTTGCCTATAAAATTGACGATCAAGAAAGGGTAATTGTCCTGGTGAATATTGCTCAGTGCGAAAAGAAACTAAACAAAATTGAGGAAGCAGTTTCATTCTTTGACAGGGCAATTGATATTGAGAATAAAACAAATGCCTTTTTCGCTCTAATGCATAAAGCTGTTTTTTTGTATGAAATCGGGAAGCCTCAAGAAAGCCTTGATATTTACAATAAAGTAAAAGCTTATCCAAACTTAACTGCTGAAGATAGAGAAGCCATAAGCATTAACGTTGATCTTATTAGAGAAAGAAGATCTATCTGA